Proteins encoded by one window of Aspergillus chevalieri M1 DNA, chromosome 6, nearly complete sequence:
- the fip1 gene encoding cleavage polyadenylation factor subunit FIP1 (BUSCO:EOG09264OAU;~COG:A;~EggNog:ENOG410PQ13;~InterPro:IPR007854;~PFAM:PF05182): protein MEEEDDDFYDPTDVVPPTQAQNNTQNPPSNGHETGDAEEEEIEVEDDEDEFNIITEAPPDAPPPEIPHPRHANLRNDSQRPSSIDASVSKSVTPSATPKVESATPVLVAARPAVPQKPGSAYPPVHASNIDVNVNPVHPVTGKPILLTDMDNDFPADDKPWRRPGSDISDYFNYGFDEFTWASYVLKQQELRREVGDQRKQLDDMQNFMSMGMPPMPGAPPPGPGAGGAPPGMPPMPGMPEMSPDIMQGMLTGMMSQGLDPSSMDPMSFMQHAQAMMGPQSGAAGQPQAQGFGGQGGHQMGYGGYDQRGGFGGRGRGRRW, encoded by the exons atggaagaagaagacgacgatTTCTACGATCCGACAGACGTGGTTCCGCCCACTCAAGCGCAAAATAATACGCAAAACCCTCCGTCCAATGGTCACGAAACGGGCGAtgcggaggaagaagagatagAAGTGGAAGATGACGAG GATGAATTCAATATCATTACAGAAGCACCACCAGATGCGCCGCCACCAGAGAT ACCACATCCTCGCCATGCAAACCTTCGGAACGATTCTCAGCGACCTTCTTCGATAGACGCGTCCGTGTCAAAATCCGTCACGCCATCAGCAACCCCGAAGGTAGAGTCCGCAACCCCAGTGCTCGTCGCTGCCAGACCAGCCGTGCCACAAAAACCGGGCTCAGCATACCCACCCGTCCACGCGTCGAACATCGATGTCAATGTGAACCCAGTACACCCAGTGACAGGAAAGCCGATCCTCTTGACAGACATGGACAACGATTTCCCTGCCGATGATAAACCATGGCGGCGACCAGGATCCGACATTTCGGATTACTTTAATTACGGATTCGACGAGTTTACGTGGGCCAGCTATGTTTTGAAGCAACAAGAGCTACGACGGGAAGTGGGAGACCAGAGGAAACAGCTGGATGACATGCAGAACTTCATGAGCATGGGAATGCCGCCAATGCCTGGTGCTCCCCCACCGGGACCTGGAGCTGGCGGCGCACCACCGGGAATGCCGCCAATGCCTGGCATGCCGGAGATGTCTCCCGATATTATGCAGGGCATGTTGACGGGCATGATGTCTCAGGGTCTGGATCCGTCATCGATGGACCCCATGTCCTTCATGCAACATGCGCAGGCAATGATGGGCCCACAATCCGGGGCCGCTGGTCAGCCTCAAGCTCAGGGATTTGGGGGACAAGGTGGTCACCAGATGGGATATGGAGGATATGACCAACGGGGCGGATTCGGAGGTCGCGGACGGGGACGAAGATGGTAG